Proteins encoded by one window of Candidatus Scalindua japonica:
- a CDS encoding type II toxin-antitoxin system RelE/ParE family toxin encodes MHKLRYLEQAKDDLIQIKRYIAKESGSQEVALQYTSKLRQQCIKLACLPGQIGRPRPELMKGLRSFVHGNYVILFMYNNDFLDIVTIIEGHRDIEVMFEDL; translated from the coding sequence ATGCATAAACTGCGCTATCTGGAACAAGCCAAAGACGACCTCATTCAAATTAAAAGATACATTGCCAAAGAAAGCGGCAGCCAAGAAGTTGCTTTACAATACACAAGCAAATTGCGGCAGCAGTGTATAAAGCTGGCATGCCTGCCCGGTCAAATAGGACGGCCAAGGCCGGAATTAATGAAAGGGCTGCGCAGTTTTGTGCATGGCAACTATGTCATATTATTCATGTACAATAATGATTTTCTGGATATTGTAACAATTATTGAAGGTCATAGAGATATAGAAGTAATGTTCGAAGACTTATAA
- a CDS encoding type II toxin-antitoxin system ParD family antitoxin, with the protein MSYAIGDHFNKFIRKQVKNGRYNNASEVVREGLRLVEEREAKLKALRKHIGTAIKRGGSYSDEDIGEALVNDKGQ; encoded by the coding sequence ATGAGCTATGCAATAGGTGACCATTTTAACAAATTCATTCGTAAACAGGTAAAAAATGGGCGTTACAACAACGCCAGTGAGGTAGTGCGCGAAGGCCTGCGCCTTGTTGAAGAGAGGGAAGCTAAACTAAAAGCATTAAGGAAACATATTGGCACCGCAATTAAACGTGGCGGAAGTTACAGTGATGAGGATATAGGCGAAGCCCTTGTCAATGATAAAGGTCAATAG
- a CDS encoding carbon storage regulator has translation MKIGDDLSATVIAIFKKKINLLVRNVEDTMIKLRLDVPITIKDDIKTTLTNIKKDQIKLGIEAPVEVRIEREKIQVLTKEKNS, from the coding sequence TTGAAGATCGGTGATGATTTAAGTGCTACCGTCATTGCCATCTTTAAAAAGAAGATAAACTTACTGGTCCGGAACGTAGAAGACACGATGATAAAACTGCGCCTGGATGTACCCATCACAATCAAAGATGACATAAAAACAACCCTCACCAACATAAAAAAAGACCAGATAAAACTCGGCATCGAAGCTCCTGTGGAAGTGAGGATAGAGAGAGAGAAAATCCAAGTATTAACAAAAGAGAAAAACAGCTAA
- a CDS encoding FitA-like ribbon-helix-helix domain-containing protein: MQTITVKNIPDDIHKLLKDVAKFNHRSLNNEIINCLEKYLKIPKIDAASMLRKAQISRSKIKHRFSDSEIHDTKNKGAESQKWDLLANQKQRR; encoded by the coding sequence ATGCAAACAATAACGGTAAAAAACATACCTGACGATATACATAAACTATTAAAGGATGTTGCAAAATTTAACCATAGAAGCCTGAATAATGAGATAATTAATTGTTTAGAGAAATATTTAAAAATTCCAAAAATTGATGCTGCTTCTATGCTCAGAAAAGCACAAATCTCCCGCTCTAAAATAAAACATCGCTTTTCAGACTCAGAAATCCATGATACCAAAAACAAGGGGGCAGAATCTCAAAAATGGGATTTACTTGCCAATCAAAAACAAAGGAGGTAA
- a CDS encoding MTH1187 family thiamine-binding protein has protein sequence MVVNFTIVPIGKESSLSTKVAEVLNIVSESGIDYKLHSMGTILEGDWDEIMRLIKKCHKKILKDSDRVLTTITIDDGKGRTGRIAGKVKSVEKKLGKKLKT, from the coding sequence ATGGTAGTTAATTTCACTATTGTGCCAATAGGTAAAGAAAGTAGTTTGAGTACAAAAGTAGCAGAAGTATTAAATATCGTCAGTGAAAGCGGAATAGATTACAAACTACATTCCATGGGGACTATTCTGGAAGGTGACTGGGACGAGATAATGAGACTTATTAAGAAGTGTCATAAGAAAATTCTCAAGGATTCAGACCGCGTTTTAACAACTATCACAATCGATGATGGTAAAGGAAGGACAGGCAGAATCGCCGGCAAGGTTAAGTCTGTGGAAAAGAAATTGGGCAAAAAATTAAAAACGTAA
- a CDS encoding pyruvoyl-dependent arginine decarboxylase, which translates to MQLVPKKVFFTKGVGKHKEKLQSLELALRKAGIEKCNLVRVSSIFPPNCKIISRSQGTKLLQPGQIVFCVMSTNETNEPNRMISASVGLAIPAEPNHYGYLSEHHANGETNETSGDYAEDLAASMLASTQGVEFDPEKNYDERKEIYRMSGKIVKSRNTTQSARGDKRGLWSTVVSAAVFLP; encoded by the coding sequence ATGCAATTAGTACCAAAAAAAGTGTTTTTCACAAAAGGTGTAGGTAAACATAAAGAGAAATTACAGTCGCTTGAACTTGCCTTGCGAAAGGCAGGTATAGAGAAATGTAATCTCGTCAGGGTATCAAGCATCTTTCCACCAAATTGCAAGATTATATCGAGGTCGCAGGGTACTAAGCTTCTTCAACCGGGCCAGATTGTATTCTGTGTAATGAGTACTAATGAAACCAATGAACCGAATAGAATGATATCTGCATCAGTCGGCCTCGCAATACCCGCTGAACCGAACCATTACGGATATCTGAGTGAGCATCACGCGAATGGTGAAACAAACGAGACATCCGGTGATTACGCGGAAGACCTGGCCGCATCAATGCTTGCCAGTACGCAAGGTGTTGAGTTTGATCCGGAAAAGAATTATGACGAACGGAAAGAGATTTATCGTATGAGCGGTAAAATAGTTAAATCAAGAAACACCACCCAATCGGCAAGGGGCGACAAAAGAGGCTTGTGGTCTACGGTTGTATCCGCCGCCGTCTTCCTTCCTTAA
- the argJ gene encoding bifunctional glutamate N-acetyltransferase/amino-acid acetyltransferase ArgJ, with the protein MIKTIPGNITAPKGLKAGSVHCGLKRNKKNHDIGIIFSEQPCKSAALFTKNQIVAAPIKLSRKVVKDGMVQAIVVNSGNANACTGKRGEKDAETMALLTSKQLNIKANEVIVASTGIIGHHLPMAKIKSGIIQSSERLGNNNTHAINIAKAIMTTDLVPKHIAVKTKIGGKEVTIGAIAKGSGMISPDMATMFCFITTDAAISLNTLRSCIKKSTESSFNQITVDGHMSTSDMVAILANGMANNHNITSSTKSDLALFQKALDYVTLNMAKEIVKDGEGATKFIQIEVHEAKSVSDAKKIARTIAESPLVKTAINGEDPNWGRIVSAAGYARVTLDESKLKLSVNNITIYKKGLPVTPAPKRLSSVMKKKEITIQLHLGMGNKNTTLWTCDLSKEYVSINADYHT; encoded by the coding sequence ATGATCAAGACAATCCCAGGAAACATTACAGCGCCAAAGGGCTTAAAAGCCGGGTCTGTACACTGCGGTTTAAAAAGAAATAAGAAAAACCATGATATCGGTATCATTTTTTCAGAACAACCATGCAAGAGCGCTGCCCTTTTTACAAAAAACCAAATTGTTGCCGCACCAATAAAACTGAGCAGAAAGGTTGTAAAAGATGGCATGGTACAGGCAATAGTTGTGAACAGTGGTAACGCCAATGCATGTACCGGCAAGAGAGGTGAAAAGGATGCAGAAACAATGGCACTTTTAACGTCCAAACAGTTGAATATAAAAGCTAATGAAGTTATCGTAGCCTCAACAGGTATAATCGGACATCACCTCCCCATGGCAAAGATAAAATCCGGCATAATCCAATCGTCTGAACGTTTGGGTAATAACAACACCCATGCAATAAACATTGCGAAAGCAATAATGACAACCGACCTTGTCCCTAAACATATTGCAGTTAAAACGAAGATAGGTGGAAAGGAAGTTACTATAGGTGCAATAGCCAAAGGCTCCGGTATGATTTCACCGGATATGGCTACCATGTTCTGCTTTATCACTACTGATGCTGCAATATCTTTAAATACGTTAAGGTCCTGCATAAAAAAATCAACAGAAAGCTCGTTTAATCAAATCACCGTAGATGGTCATATGAGTACGAGTGATATGGTTGCTATCCTCGCAAACGGTATGGCAAATAACCACAATATAACATCTTCAACGAAAAGCGATCTTGCTCTGTTTCAGAAGGCGCTTGATTATGTGACCCTGAACATGGCAAAGGAGATAGTAAAGGACGGTGAGGGCGCAACAAAGTTTATACAGATCGAGGTGCATGAAGCAAAATCAGTTTCGGATGCAAAAAAAATCGCGAGAACAATAGCTGAATCTCCATTAGTAAAAACGGCTATAAACGGTGAAGATCCTAACTGGGGAAGAATAGTCTCGGCAGCAGGCTATGCCAGAGTCACTCTCGACGAATCTAAACTGAAATTGTCAGTTAACAATATTACAATCTATAAAAAAGGACTGCCGGTTACACCTGCCCCAAAGAGATTAAGCAGCGTAATGAAAAAGAAAGAAATCACCATTCAATTACATCTTGGAATGGGTAATAAAAACACCACATTATGGACGTGTGATTTATCAAAAGAGTACGTAAGTATCAATGCCGATTATCATACTTGA
- a CDS encoding GTPase, with protein sequence MKNETIASITTPIGEGGIGVIQVSGPNSLEIVNKVFKGKKLKDLINAESMRIYYGDIYYNGRPVDEVIVNVLREQDSFTGEDLVEVNCHGGILAVKKTLESIVSAGAKEVHWEELANRPLINSKIDRIQEEALREIPKAKTKLGVKVLLDQYNGALSLSIHKTIEGIGKCDNNKKLLYDTNNALREILATAAFGCAITSPQKLIITGKPNAGKSTLFNSLLKEDRLITHKEPGTTRDAIDEMFSIDGIPITIVDTAGIRETEHEVERLGILESRKQLAQADKIIVVFDNSKPVEKEDEEIIKLINTLQLKKADNTHNKISVFAVLNKTDLPCKLDAETLIGKIFGPICQVSALNGDGLPTLEETLISEFKGFTEYTPEKPIIFTKRQQDYVSKALNTITRCIQEVKGGKEPSNYSDLLNEIKQNLLNSVDDSHKNREYY encoded by the coding sequence ATGAAAAACGAAACGATTGCATCTATTACCACACCTATCGGCGAAGGAGGAATCGGCGTAATACAGGTTTCCGGCCCCAACTCACTTGAGATCGTAAATAAGGTATTCAAGGGCAAGAAACTGAAAGACTTGATAAATGCGGAGTCAATGAGGATTTATTACGGAGATATTTATTATAACGGTCGACCGGTTGACGAAGTAATCGTAAACGTGCTCAGAGAACAAGACAGTTTCACTGGTGAAGACCTGGTTGAAGTTAATTGCCATGGCGGTATCCTTGCAGTGAAGAAGACACTTGAAAGCATTGTGTCTGCCGGAGCAAAAGAAGTCCACTGGGAAGAGCTCGCCAATCGACCCCTTATAAATAGCAAGATTGACCGTATTCAGGAAGAAGCGTTACGGGAAATACCCAAAGCAAAAACAAAATTAGGGGTTAAAGTCCTACTAGACCAATACAATGGTGCATTGTCTTTATCTATTCATAAGACAATTGAAGGGATAGGAAAATGTGATAATAACAAAAAATTATTGTATGACACCAACAATGCATTAAGAGAAATACTCGCAACTGCAGCATTCGGTTGTGCAATTACTTCACCTCAAAAACTAATTATTACTGGTAAGCCAAATGCAGGCAAATCCACATTATTTAACTCATTGTTAAAAGAAGATAGATTAATTACACACAAAGAGCCGGGTACCACAAGAGACGCAATTGATGAAATGTTCTCAATCGACGGCATACCAATAACAATAGTCGATACTGCGGGTATAAGAGAGACAGAACACGAAGTTGAAAGGCTCGGTATCCTGGAAAGCAGAAAGCAGTTAGCACAGGCAGATAAAATAATTGTGGTATTTGATAATTCCAAACCGGTAGAAAAAGAAGATGAAGAGATAATAAAACTAATTAATACATTACAGTTAAAGAAAGCAGACAACACTCATAACAAAATATCTGTTTTCGCGGTATTGAATAAAACAGATCTGCCTTGTAAATTAGACGCGGAAACACTTATTGGAAAAATATTTGGACCGATTTGTCAGGTATCTGCCTTAAACGGTGATGGGCTCCCAACCCTTGAGGAGACTCTGATTTCAGAGTTTAAAGGTTTTACAGAATATACACCTGAAAAGCCCATAATTTTCACTAAACGGCAACAGGATTATGTATCCAAAGCATTAAATACAATAACTCGATGCATCCAGGAAGTTAAAGGGGGAAAAGAACCAAGTAACTATTCTGATTTACTAAACGAAATTAAGCAAAATCTTTTAAACAGTGTTGACGATTCTCATAAGAACAGAGAATATTACTAG